From Streptomyces griseorubiginosus, one genomic window encodes:
- a CDS encoding SpoIIE family protein phosphatase produces the protein MEHVSATAVTDAAGVVTGWSEGARRLTGHTAEEVVGRAARELLAQDPPEPAVAALKGTVVLRHRDGSLRTLFVEACPVLGTDGTATGYVVTARPPGSGEPTLAGQAFQQAAMSMSIFDTRQHYLRLNDVACRVMGVSEEVLLGRFFSDTVEDAEHSRGFLANLRQVAETGRPVRYESFTGAPALNREHAWTIEMWPVREDGTEEVAGVALAAFDSSDQYWARQRLALLNEAAAAIGTTLDVVRTAEELVELLAPRYADFVSVDLLDWVLGADEPPTVLEGDIVLRRVAHGSGHEGTPEAAVHLGEADVYPSFSPPARALREGRAALSQAGEPAFMRWVAERNARAPAGRSYRKGVHSMIAVPLKARGTTLGVVVAVRISHPDDFGEDDAVLGEELASRAAVCIDNARRFARERTTALALQNSLLPRGLPGQAAVEVAHRYLPSGSLAGIGGDWFDVIPLSGSRVALVVGDVVGHGIPSSATMGRLCTAVRTLADVDLPPDELLTHLDDLVTHLASDDREDDAAELGATCLYAVYDPVSRRLTAAGAGHPPPALVLPDGTARLVPLSAGPPLGVGGLPFEATEIELPEGAVVALYTDGLIEDRDRDVDHATDELCRALTARTDTLDDLCDTVLKAVLPEEPGDDVALLLARTRALGADRVATWDVEPDPAHVAATRQAATEQLAAWGMEEASFVTELVVSELVTNAIRYGEPPIQLRLIRDRTLICEVSDGSSTSPHLRRAHAFDEGGRGLLLVAQLTQRWGSRQTGSGKTIWAEQSLEPLDF, from the coding sequence ATGGAGCACGTCTCCGCTACGGCGGTCACTGATGCCGCAGGTGTTGTGACGGGCTGGAGCGAGGGCGCCCGGCGGCTCACGGGACACACGGCCGAGGAGGTCGTGGGACGCGCGGCCCGGGAGCTGCTCGCCCAGGACCCGCCGGAACCGGCCGTGGCGGCGCTGAAGGGGACCGTCGTCCTGCGACACCGCGACGGTTCCCTCCGCACGCTCTTCGTGGAGGCGTGTCCCGTCCTGGGCACCGACGGCACCGCGACCGGATACGTCGTCACCGCCCGGCCCCCCGGCTCCGGCGAGCCGACCCTCGCGGGGCAGGCCTTCCAGCAGGCGGCCATGTCCATGTCGATCTTCGACACACGCCAGCACTACCTGCGCCTCAACGACGTGGCCTGCCGTGTGATGGGGGTGTCCGAAGAGGTCCTGCTGGGCCGCTTCTTCTCGGACACCGTCGAGGACGCCGAACACAGCCGGGGCTTCCTGGCCAACCTGCGCCAGGTCGCCGAGACGGGCAGGCCGGTCCGCTACGAGAGCTTCACCGGCGCGCCCGCCCTCAACCGGGAACACGCCTGGACCATCGAGATGTGGCCCGTCCGGGAGGACGGCACCGAAGAGGTGGCCGGCGTGGCCCTGGCCGCCTTCGACAGCAGCGACCAGTACTGGGCCCGCCAGCGGCTCGCCCTGCTCAACGAGGCGGCGGCCGCCATCGGCACCACCCTCGACGTGGTGCGCACCGCCGAGGAACTCGTCGAACTGCTCGCACCCCGCTACGCCGACTTCGTCAGCGTCGACCTCCTCGACTGGGTGCTCGGCGCCGACGAACCACCGACCGTGCTCGAAGGCGACATCGTCCTGCGACGCGTCGCCCACGGATCCGGCCACGAAGGCACCCCCGAGGCCGCCGTCCACCTCGGCGAGGCCGACGTCTACCCCTCCTTCTCACCGCCCGCGCGAGCCCTGCGGGAGGGCCGGGCGGCCCTCAGCCAGGCCGGCGAGCCCGCCTTCATGCGCTGGGTCGCCGAACGCAACGCCCGCGCCCCGGCCGGCCGCTCCTACCGCAAGGGCGTGCACTCCATGATCGCGGTGCCGCTCAAGGCCCGCGGCACCACCCTGGGTGTGGTGGTCGCGGTGCGCATCTCCCACCCCGACGACTTCGGCGAGGACGACGCCGTCCTCGGCGAGGAACTCGCCAGCCGGGCCGCCGTCTGCATCGACAACGCCCGCCGCTTCGCCCGCGAGCGCACCACCGCCCTGGCCCTGCAGAACAGCCTCCTGCCGCGCGGGCTGCCCGGACAGGCCGCCGTCGAGGTCGCCCACCGCTACCTGCCCTCCGGCTCACTGGCCGGCATCGGCGGCGACTGGTTCGACGTGATCCCGCTCTCCGGCAGCCGGGTCGCCCTCGTGGTCGGTGACGTCGTGGGCCACGGCATCCCGTCCTCGGCCACCATGGGCCGCCTGTGCACGGCCGTGCGCACCCTCGCCGACGTCGACCTGCCGCCCGACGAACTCCTCACCCACCTCGACGACCTGGTCACCCACCTCGCGTCGGACGACCGTGAGGACGACGCCGCCGAACTGGGCGCCACCTGCCTCTACGCCGTCTACGACCCGGTCTCGCGCCGCCTCACCGCGGCGGGCGCCGGCCATCCGCCGCCGGCCCTCGTCCTGCCCGACGGCACCGCACGGCTCGTCCCGCTGAGCGCGGGGCCCCCGCTCGGGGTCGGCGGACTGCCCTTCGAGGCCACGGAGATCGAACTGCCCGAGGGCGCCGTCGTCGCCCTCTACACCGACGGGCTGATCGAGGACCGGGACCGCGACGTCGACCACGCAACCGACGAACTGTGCCGCGCGCTGACGGCGCGGACCGACACCCTCGACGACCTGTGCGACACCGTCCTGAAGGCCGTACTGCCCGAAGAACCCGGCGACGACGTGGCCTTGCTGCTGGCCCGGACCCGGGCCCTCGGGGCCGACCGGGTCGCCACCTGGGACGTCGAGCCGGACCCGGCACACGTCGCCGCCACCCGGCAGGCCGCCACCGAGCAACTCGCCGCCTGGGGGATGGAGGAGGCCTCCTTCGTCACCGAACTCGTCGTCAGCGAACTGGTCACCAACGCCATCCGCTACGGCGAACCCCCCATCCAGCTACGGCTGATCAGGGACCGCACCCTCATCTGCGAGGTCTCCGACGGCAGTTCCACCTCACCGCACCTGCGGCGCGCCCACGCCTTCGACGAGGGCGGCCGCGGACTGCTCCTGGTCGCCCAGCTCACCCAGCGGTGGGGGAGCCGGCAGACCGGCAGCGGCAAGACGA
- a CDS encoding cytochrome P450, with protein sequence MADTLAGAAHGGADTVPEFPMPRAARCPFDPPPALKELQEKGPLTKVRLWDGSEPWLVTRYAEQRQLLGDPRVSADTDRPGYPTKASPEAGEGKLSFIMMDDPEHARLRRMVTAPFAIRRIEALRPAVQRIVDGLIDDMLAGPAPVDLVEAFALPLPSLVICELLGVPYDDHEVFQGNTKTMVHRDATPEQRGAASREIAAYLAALVGKRLADPRDDLLSSIAERITAGEIDHREATEMALLMLVAGHETTANMIALGTAALLQHPDQLALLRESDDPKFVASAVDELLRYLNITHLGRRRAVTEDIEIAGQVIKAGEGVIMVNEIANRDPEVFEDPDRLDLTRDARRHIAFSFGVHQCLGQPLARMELQVVYGTLYRRIPTLRLACALEDVKFKHDAFIYGVHELPVTW encoded by the coding sequence ATGGCCGACACCCTGGCCGGTGCCGCGCACGGCGGCGCGGACACCGTCCCCGAGTTCCCCATGCCACGTGCCGCCCGCTGTCCCTTCGACCCGCCGCCCGCCCTGAAGGAACTCCAGGAGAAGGGGCCGCTCACCAAGGTGCGCCTGTGGGACGGCAGCGAGCCCTGGCTCGTCACCCGCTACGCCGAACAGCGACAGCTGCTCGGCGACCCCCGGGTCAGCGCCGACACCGACCGGCCCGGCTACCCCACCAAGGCGAGCCCCGAGGCCGGCGAGGGCAAGCTCAGCTTCATCATGATGGACGACCCCGAACACGCCCGGCTGCGCCGGATGGTGACGGCCCCCTTCGCCATCAGGAGGATCGAGGCCCTCCGGCCCGCCGTGCAGCGGATCGTCGACGGGCTGATCGACGACATGCTGGCCGGTCCCGCTCCGGTCGACCTGGTCGAGGCGTTCGCGCTGCCCCTGCCCTCCCTGGTCATCTGCGAACTGCTCGGCGTCCCCTACGACGACCACGAGGTCTTCCAGGGCAACACCAAGACCATGGTCCACCGGGACGCCACCCCCGAACAGCGGGGCGCGGCGAGCCGGGAGATCGCCGCGTATCTGGCCGCGCTGGTCGGCAAGAGGCTCGCCGATCCCCGGGACGACCTCCTGTCGAGCATCGCCGAGCGCATCACCGCCGGTGAGATCGACCACCGCGAGGCCACCGAGATGGCGTTGCTGATGCTGGTCGCCGGCCACGAGACCACCGCCAACATGATCGCCCTCGGCACCGCCGCCCTGCTCCAACACCCGGACCAGCTGGCCCTGTTGCGCGAGAGCGACGACCCGAAGTTCGTCGCTTCCGCGGTCGACGAACTGCTGCGCTACCTCAACATCACCCACCTGGGGCGCCGCCGCGCGGTCACCGAGGACATCGAGATCGCCGGCCAGGTCATCAAGGCCGGCGAGGGCGTCATCATGGTCAACGAGATCGCGAACCGCGACCCCGAGGTGTTCGAGGACCCCGACCGACTCGACCTCACCCGCGACGCCCGCCGCCACATCGCCTTCAGCTTCGGCGTCCACCAGTGCCTGGGCCAGCCTCTCGCCCGGATGGAGCTCCAGGTGGTCTACGGCACCCTCTACAGGCGCATCCCGACCCTCCGGCTCGCCTGCGCCCTGGAGGACGTGAAGTTCAAGCACGACGCGTTCATCTACGGCGTCCACGAGCTGCCGGTGACCTGGTGA
- a CDS encoding MarR family transcriptional regulator: MPSQPLPDTPASPEVIEIERALTRVTYLSTRARQHDRLVSLAEVPLDRAAVALLRQVADTEPMRPGELANRLGVEASHVTRTVQQLQKSGYVTRVPDPDDRRAQRIQLTETGQQAIDRIRDVGARGMQLALSDWSPEELRQLAGLFHRMVDDFLSYSFDDESEEPAPAGTA, from the coding sequence ATGCCCTCACAGCCGCTCCCCGACACCCCCGCGTCCCCGGAAGTCATCGAGATCGAGCGGGCGCTCACCCGCGTCACCTACCTGAGCACCCGCGCCCGGCAGCACGACCGGCTGGTGTCCCTGGCCGAGGTGCCGCTGGACCGCGCCGCCGTGGCCCTGCTGCGGCAGGTCGCCGACACCGAGCCGATGCGTCCCGGGGAGCTGGCCAACCGGCTGGGCGTGGAGGCCTCCCACGTCACCCGGACCGTCCAGCAGCTCCAGAAGTCCGGCTACGTCACCCGTGTCCCCGACCCGGACGACCGGCGCGCCCAGCGCATCCAGCTCACCGAGACCGGGCAGCAGGCCATCGACCGCATCCGGGACGTCGGGGCCCGCGGCATGCAGCTGGCCCTGTCCGACTGGTCGCCCGAGGAGCTGCGGCAGCTGGCCGGTCTCTTCCACCGGATGGTCGACGACTTCCTGTCCTACTCCTTCGACGACGAGAGCGAGGAGCCGGCGCCGGCCGGGACCGCCTGA
- a CDS encoding helix-turn-helix transcriptional regulator, with the protein MTDIRHAPVAPTRTQQLTAGACIDAHRHDDHQIVYAGSGVLEVSTDAGTWFAPGTRAIWVPAGTVHAHRAHGRLDLHLVGLPAADNPLGLDDPTVLAVGPLLRELILAYTRDPDDDSPERHRLLVVLRDQLRASPRQPLRLPAPTDPRLAAVCALVHADPSDPRTLAALGAATGASERTLSRLFRDEFGMTFPQWRTQSRLYHALRMLADDLPVTAVAHRCGWSSASAFIDVFRRSLGYTPGTHNRRSP; encoded by the coding sequence ATGACGGATATCCGCCACGCGCCGGTGGCGCCCACCCGCACCCAGCAGCTGACGGCCGGCGCATGCATCGACGCCCACCGGCACGACGACCACCAGATCGTCTACGCCGGTTCCGGAGTCCTCGAGGTCAGCACCGACGCGGGCACCTGGTTCGCGCCCGGCACCCGCGCCATCTGGGTCCCCGCGGGCACCGTCCACGCCCACCGCGCCCACGGCCGGCTCGACCTGCACCTGGTCGGACTGCCTGCCGCCGACAACCCGCTCGGTCTGGACGACCCGACCGTCCTCGCCGTGGGGCCGCTGCTGCGCGAACTGATCCTCGCCTACACCCGGGACCCCGACGACGACAGCCCCGAACGACACCGCCTCCTCGTCGTCCTGCGCGACCAGCTGCGCGCCTCCCCGCGGCAGCCCCTGCGGCTGCCCGCCCCCACTGATCCACGCCTCGCCGCGGTCTGCGCACTCGTCCATGCCGACCCCTCGGACCCCCGCACCCTGGCCGCGCTCGGCGCCGCCACCGGAGCCTCGGAACGCACCCTCAGCCGGCTCTTCCGCGACGAGTTCGGTATGACCTTCCCGCAGTGGCGCACCCAGTCACGGCTCTACCACGCCCTGCGCATGCTCGCCGACGACCTGCCCGTCACGGCCGTTGCCCACCGCTGCGGCTGGTCCTCCGCGAGCGCCTTCATCGACGTCTTCCGCCGTTCCCTCGGCTACACCCCGGGCACCCACAACCGCCGGTCCCCGTAG
- a CDS encoding MFS transporter has protein sequence MPRCREARSVSENRSLTLLSVGHACVDVYQGAVAALVPFFVAERALSYAAASGVVLAASLLSSVVQPLFGALTDRWAMPWLLPLSALTAGAGVALSGVVGSYPLTLAVVAVSGIGVAAYHPEAARAARALAPGGNRGMGWFALGGNVGFALAPLLVAAVIATGGLDASPLLAVPAVAGAALCAAAVRGSRPDPADRPRAAGPGRADWPSFLRLSGAVVCRSVVFVGLSAFVSSYVRERTGGGDVAGTAALCVLYAGGALGTVAGGRLADRFGRLMVMRGAYALTVLAVAGVVLAPGPTVYVFVALTSAGLYVPFSLHVTLGQDYLPGRVGTASGVTLGLTVSVGGLAAPALGALADAASLRTALLPLVVLPALGGLLLRGLTEPTPATRPRLPVR, from the coding sequence ATGCCTCGCTGCCGCGAGGCTCGTTCCGTGTCCGAGAACCGATCCCTCACGCTCCTGTCCGTGGGGCATGCCTGCGTGGACGTGTACCAAGGGGCGGTGGCCGCCCTGGTGCCGTTCTTCGTCGCCGAGCGCGCCCTGTCCTATGCCGCCGCGTCGGGTGTCGTCCTGGCGGCGTCCTTGTTGTCGTCGGTCGTCCAGCCGCTCTTCGGCGCGCTCACGGACCGGTGGGCGATGCCGTGGCTGCTGCCGCTGAGCGCGCTGACCGCCGGGGCGGGGGTGGCCCTGAGCGGGGTGGTGGGCTCCTATCCGCTCACTCTGGCGGTGGTCGCCGTGTCCGGGATCGGGGTCGCCGCGTACCACCCGGAGGCGGCCAGGGCCGCGCGGGCGCTCGCCCCCGGGGGCAACAGGGGGATGGGGTGGTTCGCGCTGGGCGGCAACGTCGGCTTCGCGCTGGCCCCGCTGCTGGTCGCCGCCGTGATCGCCACGGGCGGTCTGGACGCCTCTCCCCTGCTGGCCGTTCCGGCCGTGGCGGGGGCGGCCCTGTGCGCGGCCGCGGTGCGCGGGTCGCGGCCGGACCCGGCCGACCGTCCTCGGGCCGCGGGCCCGGGGCGTGCCGACTGGCCGTCGTTCCTGCGGCTGTCGGGCGCGGTGGTGTGCCGGTCGGTGGTGTTCGTCGGACTGAGCGCGTTCGTCTCGTCGTACGTCCGCGAGCGCACCGGGGGCGGGGACGTGGCCGGTACGGCGGCGCTGTGCGTGTTGTACGCGGGCGGTGCCCTGGGCACGGTCGCCGGGGGCCGGCTGGCCGACCGGTTCGGGCGTCTCATGGTGATGCGCGGGGCGTACGCGCTGACCGTGCTCGCGGTGGCGGGCGTGGTGCTCGCCCCCGGCCCGACCGTGTATGTCTTCGTGGCCCTGACCTCAGCCGGCTTGTACGTGCCGTTCTCCCTGCACGTCACCCTCGGTCAGGACTACCTGCCCGGGCGGGTGGGGACGGCGAGCGGGGTCACGCTGGGACTGACGGTGAGCGTCGGGGGGCTGGCCGCGCCGGCACTGGGGGCGTTGGCCGACGCCGCCTCACTGCGGACGGCACTGCTCCCGCTGGTGGTACTGCCCGCGCTGGGAGGACTGCTGCTGAGGGGGCTCACCGAGCCCACACCGGCCACGCGCCCGCGGCTGCCGGTGCGGTGA
- a CDS encoding TetR/AcrR family transcriptional regulator, with amino-acid sequence MAGRTVREEQVSATRELILTAAERLFAERGVLAVSNRQVSEAAGQGNNAAVGYHFGTKADLVRAIARKHHVRIEEIRARLLAEAGDSTDVRDWVDCLVRPVPEHLAALGSPTWFARFCAQVMTDPVLQQIMVEESMTSPSLQKIVEGLNRCLPELPAEVRAERGEMARHLIVHMAADRERALAENTPTPRANWHDAATGLGDVVVAMWTAPVTPTGRQGPIT; translated from the coding sequence ATGGCGGGCAGGACGGTACGCGAGGAACAGGTCAGCGCCACCAGGGAGCTGATCCTGACCGCCGCGGAGCGCCTCTTCGCCGAGCGCGGGGTCCTCGCGGTGTCCAACCGCCAGGTCAGCGAGGCCGCGGGACAGGGCAACAACGCCGCGGTCGGCTACCACTTCGGTACCAAGGCCGACCTGGTCCGGGCGATCGCCCGCAAGCACCACGTCCGCATCGAGGAGATCCGGGCCCGGCTGCTGGCCGAGGCCGGCGACTCCACGGACGTACGCGACTGGGTGGACTGCCTGGTCCGGCCCGTGCCCGAGCATCTGGCCGCGCTGGGCAGCCCCACCTGGTTCGCCCGGTTCTGCGCACAGGTCATGACCGACCCGGTGCTCCAGCAGATCATGGTCGAGGAGTCCATGACCTCGCCGTCGTTGCAGAAGATCGTCGAGGGGCTGAACCGCTGTCTGCCCGAACTGCCCGCCGAGGTACGCGCCGAGCGCGGCGAGATGGCCCGCCATCTGATCGTGCACATGGCCGCCGACCGCGAACGGGCCCTCGCGGAGAACACCCCGACCCCCCGCGCCAACTGGCACGACGCGGCCACCGGCCTCGGTGACGTCGTGGTCGCCATGTGGACGGCCCCGGTCACCCCGACCGGACGGCAGGGACCTATTACTTGA
- a CDS encoding response regulator transcription factor has protein sequence MHGSSSERPALARGAGQRLLIVAGTSDAAELLSTTLELAGYRIVAVAAAAEGLARLSRERFDLVVVDATLPDVAELGRVRPTLARRPPVLLLVDYASLDRIVPELGLGERDYVTKPFRVADLLARVRILLRGTGAGPARGDGLAYCDLVLDDARCEARRGTRLLDLTPAEYRLLRHLLVNAHRVLSKEQIGRYVWGDHRGDNAIEQLVSRLRRKVDQDPPGLIHTRRGFGYWLGRVDAEA, from the coding sequence ATGCATGGCAGTTCCAGCGAGAGACCGGCACTCGCCCGCGGTGCCGGTCAGCGCCTCCTGATCGTCGCGGGCACCTCGGATGCCGCCGAACTGCTCTCCACCACACTGGAGTTGGCGGGCTACCGGATCGTCGCCGTCGCGGCTGCCGCCGAGGGCCTGGCGCGGCTGTCCAGGGAGCGCTTCGACCTCGTGGTCGTCGATGCCACCCTGCCGGACGTGGCGGAACTGGGGCGGGTCCGGCCGACGTTGGCCCGCCGCCCACCGGTCCTCCTGCTGGTCGACTACGCGTCACTGGACCGGATCGTGCCCGAACTCGGCTTGGGGGAGCGGGACTACGTCACCAAGCCGTTCCGGGTGGCCGACCTCCTGGCCAGAGTGCGGATCCTGCTGCGCGGCACCGGGGCCGGTCCGGCCCGAGGTGACGGACTGGCCTACTGCGACCTCGTCCTGGACGACGCCCGGTGCGAGGCACGGCGTGGGACCCGTCTCCTCGACCTCACCCCCGCCGAGTACCGGCTGCTGCGCCACCTCCTGGTCAACGCCCACCGCGTGCTGTCCAAGGAGCAGATCGGCCGGTACGTCTGGGGCGACCACCGCGGCGACAACGCGATCGAGCAACTCGTGTCCCGGCTGCGGCGCAAGGTGGACCAGGACCCGCCCGGGCTGATCCACACCCGCCGCGGCTTCGGCTACTGGCTGGGGCGTGTCGACGCGGAGGCGTGA
- a CDS encoding peroxiredoxin, translating to MSKAIETGDTVEDFELPDETGTPRKLSELLADGPVVLFFYPAALTAGCTAEACHFRDLAAEFAAVGAQPVGISGDTVERQQEFAGQHTLGMPLLSDTDGTVRELFGVKRGFSLAPTKRVTFVIAQNRTVLDVVRSELRMNTHADRALEALRAHRT from the coding sequence ATGAGCAAGGCGATCGAGACCGGCGACACCGTCGAGGACTTCGAGCTCCCCGACGAGACCGGCACCCCCCGCAAACTCTCCGAGCTGCTCGCCGACGGCCCGGTCGTCCTCTTCTTCTACCCCGCCGCCCTGACCGCCGGCTGCACCGCGGAGGCATGCCACTTCCGCGACCTCGCCGCCGAGTTCGCCGCCGTCGGCGCCCAGCCGGTCGGCATCAGCGGCGACACCGTCGAACGCCAGCAGGAGTTCGCCGGGCAGCACACCCTCGGCATGCCCCTGCTCTCCGACACCGACGGCACCGTGCGCGAGCTGTTCGGCGTCAAGCGCGGCTTCTCCCTGGCCCCCACCAAGCGGGTCACCTTCGTCATCGCACAGAACCGCACGGTCCTGGACGTCGTCCGCAGCGAACTCCGCATGAACACCCACGCCGACCGCGCCCTCGAAGCCCTGCGCGCCCACCGGACGTGA
- a CDS encoding ferredoxin yields MKVELEADKCVASGQCVVAAMEVFDQDDDGIAILLTDEVGPELVDGVQEAAAVCPAAAIRLVRP; encoded by the coding sequence ATGAAGGTGGAGCTGGAAGCCGACAAGTGCGTCGCCTCGGGGCAGTGCGTGGTCGCGGCCATGGAGGTCTTCGACCAGGACGACGACGGCATCGCGATCCTGCTGACCGACGAGGTCGGCCCCGAACTCGTCGACGGGGTACAGGAAGCGGCGGCGGTCTGTCCGGCCGCGGCGATCCGGCTGGTCCGCCCGTGA
- a CDS encoding NAD(P)/FAD-dependent oxidoreductase, whose amino-acid sequence MRRIAVVGASAAGLAAAETLRREGYDGTLTLVGDEPEPPYDRPPLSKQVLAAEWEPDRLALRTPAGLAALDLDLRLGAAATGLDLVDRAVRLANGSEVPYDGLVIATGVRPRRLPGEGAHVLRTLGDALTLRERLSPGRRLVVVGAGFLGAEAAAVAWRLGAEVTVLEPAAVPLAHAVGADVGRMLARAHAERGVDLRCGVMVSEVTEEGVRLAGGEEIEADEVLVAVGSLPNTEWLDGSGLAIGDGVLCDEYCEAAENVYAAGDVARWYNPLFGTSMRIEHRTNAAEQGMAAARNLLAAREARKAFAPVPYFWSDQYDMKVQAYGYLRGHDEVAVVEGDLAERRFVAAYRSGDRVGGALAVGMAPKAIRQWRQAIVTGASWHEAVRSGV is encoded by the coding sequence GTGAGGCGGATCGCCGTCGTCGGAGCCTCGGCCGCCGGACTGGCGGCGGCCGAGACACTGCGGCGTGAGGGCTACGACGGCACCCTCACCCTCGTCGGCGACGAGCCCGAACCGCCCTACGACCGGCCGCCGTTGTCCAAGCAGGTCCTGGCCGCGGAGTGGGAGCCCGACCGGCTCGCCCTGCGCACCCCCGCCGGCCTGGCCGCCCTCGACCTGGACCTGCGGCTCGGTGCCGCGGCGACGGGCCTCGACCTCGTCGACCGCGCGGTGCGGCTGGCGAACGGCTCCGAGGTGCCGTACGACGGACTGGTCATCGCCACCGGGGTCCGGCCGCGCCGCCTGCCCGGGGAGGGCGCGCATGTGCTGCGCACCCTCGGCGACGCGCTCACGCTCCGCGAGCGGTTGTCCCCGGGGCGGCGGCTGGTCGTGGTGGGCGCCGGTTTCCTGGGTGCGGAGGCGGCCGCGGTGGCCTGGCGTCTCGGTGCCGAGGTGACCGTCCTCGAGCCGGCCGCCGTACCGCTGGCCCACGCGGTCGGCGCGGACGTCGGGCGGATGCTGGCCCGGGCCCATGCCGAGCGGGGCGTCGACCTGCGCTGCGGCGTCATGGTCTCGGAGGTGACGGAGGAGGGGGTCCGGCTGGCGGGCGGCGAGGAGATCGAGGCGGACGAGGTGCTCGTGGCCGTCGGCTCGCTGCCCAACACCGAGTGGCTCGACGGCAGCGGGCTGGCGATCGGCGACGGGGTGCTCTGCGACGAGTACTGCGAGGCCGCCGAGAACGTGTACGCGGCCGGTGACGTGGCCCGCTGGTACAACCCGCTGTTCGGTACCTCGATGCGGATCGAGCACCGCACCAACGCGGCCGAGCAGGGCATGGCCGCCGCCCGCAACCTGCTCGCCGCCCGGGAGGCGCGCAAGGCGTTCGCGCCGGTGCCGTACTTCTGGTCCGACCAGTACGACATGAAGGTCCAGGCGTACGGCTACCTGCGCGGGCACGACGAAGTCGCCGTCGTGGAGGGTGACTTGGCGGAGCGCCGGTTCGTCGCCGCGTACCGGAGCGGGGACCGGGTCGGCGGCGCCCTCGCGGTGGGCATGGCTCCCAAGGCGATCCGGCAGTGGCGGCAGGCCATCGTGACCGGCGCTAGCTGGCACGAGGCCGTGCGGAGCGGGGTCTGA
- a CDS encoding MauE/DoxX family redox-associated membrane protein has translation MSRSPRSPLLLAGLLATAGVAHFATPRSFDATIPRALPGEPRTWTYASGVLELALAAGLALPKTRRTAALASAAFFVGVFPANVKMAVDWRHRPAPQKAAALGRLPLQIPLVLWARSVAKNEEGRA, from the coding sequence GTGTCACGGTCCCCACGTTCGCCCCTGCTGCTCGCCGGCCTGCTGGCCACCGCGGGCGTCGCCCACTTCGCCACCCCGCGTTCCTTCGACGCGACGATCCCGCGGGCCCTGCCCGGGGAGCCCCGCACCTGGACCTACGCGAGCGGCGTCCTGGAGCTCGCGCTCGCCGCGGGTCTTGCGCTGCCGAAGACCAGGCGTACCGCCGCGCTGGCCAGTGCCGCGTTCTTCGTCGGGGTCTTCCCCGCCAACGTCAAGATGGCCGTCGACTGGCGCCACCGCCCCGCACCGCAGAAGGCGGCGGCCCTCGGACGGCTGCCACTCCAGATACCGCTCGTGCTGTGGGCGCGCAGCGTCGCGAAGAACGAGGAGGGCCGGGCATGA